In Brassica napus cultivar Da-Ae chromosome A3, Da-Ae, whole genome shotgun sequence, the sequence CAATTTAAGCATCGTTTAAGATTGATTTTTGTAATGAAGACAAAACTGTATAATATATATCTGAATATTTAattcttagaaaaaaatatttaattcttAGAAGTAAACAATTAAATTTAGTGAAAACCAAAAGAAGTTATTATATAATACTTTTGCATTGTTAAAAAATTGTTAGAAAAGAAAGTAGAATGATCCACATTTTCTCGGTTCTCATAAATATAACAAttgaatataatacatataagTATATAACTTAAGAAGACAAGAACTACTTTGAGTAACATGATTTTTGCTagagaattgttttttttttcaccggCTAATATATAATAGCTAGGATGAACTTAGTTAAAGCTTTTCCATAGATTCGTCGCTTTGTAAGGGAACCCACATAAAAGGTGGCGATTTTTGAGGCAGAGTGGCAGACCAAAGAGACATTAGGCCATTAGGGGAACATCAACTAAACATTGTCCTTTGAGTGTAAAAGGGTTTCAAGCTGTAAAGAGGTGCAAAGATTTGGGCAACTCGAAGAACTCTAAACACTTGGAGATCGTCAGCTCTCTCTCAATGACCGTTTAACAACCAtattaaccaaaattttgatGTAGTAACCGTTGAATTATAAAAGTGTAGGCTCTATACCTCTGAGATGTTGCTAATGAATACCACAAACCTAAATGCAGTTCTAACTGAGGACTTAGAGTCCGGATCACGGCCATTATACCTAATTGTCCCACCTCTTTCCAACGAGCACCACTGGTTTGATAAGAGACGTTACCAAATCGTTACTCGGAAGCAAATACAGTATCTCCAGTAGTAAATGAAGGAAGATATCCTAACCTAATCTGAATAAAGGAAGAaagacaataaaaataaaaaggaaaatgcGGTGAGCGTGGATCGAACACGCGACCTTCAGATCTTCAGTCTGACGCTCTCCCAACTGAGCTATCCCCGCGATGACATAGAAATCCAAACTATCTATATAACACAAATATACCAAGGCACAACAATATATATGAAGGAAACGGCAAAACCTTATAGACACGTTATTTACTTACCGTTTGTGAAATGTTAAACAAAATGCTTCATCAAAACTGTCATAGAATCTCATTAGTGTTGGTTTGCCAAGTAAAATTACAAATTTGCAAGTTGAATTTGTTTTCTCAATACAAGTTAGACGACAAATATAGTTCATTACTTTGTTTTCTTCATATTCTTGTGAGATTCTGCaataatgtatccaaatcgtcatttctgacaaaaaaaatccaaatcttcACGAACTCAAAAAACTTAATAATCTCATTGATGTTAGACTAATATCAAACGAATAATTTAGACCTCTCGTCAATGGTAAACCATAGCTAAGTTGAGAGTTGCACTGATATGGCGGCCCTCAAATCAGATTGATCTTCTCCGTAGAACTAATTACTTCTCAATGAGTTTAGGAGCTTTggtaataatttttcttatagatATTGGATTGATGGGATCAGCCCACCAGCAAGATTTCTATAGTTTGTTTAGAAGCATTGATAATGAACTTTTCTACattcaaaagttgctgtagttTCCCGAATGCTAGGAAGCAGCAATGGTCGGCCAACTTGGACATTTAAATTCTTAGATGTTTATGTtgaatcgtttttttttttttggtgtagtCATGCAGTTGGTAAATTTAGCCTGACAGTATATTCAAAGCACTCTGTTTCAAAATGCAAGATTTTTGATGTTTACAATTTCAGAAGTATCTTGACCTTTTGTAATTTGTACGTTAATAAGATTCATTTTCCATCGTTCGCTTCCTCATATTTAGTGTGAGACATACGACAAACCAACTGAACAGTTTGGCTGGAAAATTtagcatctatatatatataaaagtgtttGTTTCTCTCACGTTCGTCCACGTAGGAAAGTCAAGCGCTCTCCTGCCGCCACGCGTCCCCCCCCCCTCAAAGCGCATCGTTTCATTAAAGAAGATTCGTTAGTGGGCTTCGTCGCGCGTTATCTGCTTAGCCGTGAAGAATAAAGATTTGACGGGCCCCTTAGAACAGATGCTCTATTTGCGTGAGATTAGTGATATGGGCTTCATTCCCGACGGTTTGCTCGGCCCGGAATCGCACAtgtgaaaccctaatttcatcCCGCGAGTCATCTGTGTTCTTCCGTCTTATTCGTTTGACGGCGACGATGACTCTCCACCTTCTCCACGGATCTGAAACGGAATACGTTATCGTCtttgtgtgtttattctcaTCAATTCAGACGCCCACTATGAGATCTTCAATGCGTCGATCTCGACTCTCAAACGGTGGGAAATCTGTATAAATATGTGAGTCTTTCTCATTTGTAAGTCATCCTCCTCTGATATACTGAATCGTGTTGTTATGGCAATTTGGAGAGTTCTTCTCCGACTTGAAGTCCGGCAGGTGCTCCGGCGTCATTGAGGCTCGGCTGTTGCAGTTCTGGGAGGCGAGAAATGTGAAGCGCGGTGGCGAGCTCATGTGGGTTGACATGCTTCTGGTTGACCTTAATGTAAGTTCATCGTTTCATGTTTTTAGATCTGTGTTTGATCGCTACAGCGAATTTGTCATTGTTTACTGGGTTATCGTTTTATTATAActtttgttttccatttttaGTGTTACTGTTCCTCACCAGATCATTTGtttttggcttcttcttttgattctgattttttaattcaaaaattttttttgactgCGTAGAGATGAAGATTAGAGAGAGATAACGTTTGCAGAACGTGACACCATTATAATATTGAAAGATTacaacttttaataaaaaaatttaaatccaaACAAGAAAGGAGCTTCCTTTtcatttcctctgttttttcCTCTTGACATGTTCGTGATTGGTCCGAAACTGACGAGAAAAAATCAGACAAGAACCCACGATGTTTGGTATCCAAAGCAAAAGAGACTTAAGAACGGAGCTCCAATCCCAAATCC encodes:
- the LOC106416776 gene encoding uncharacterized protein LOC106416776, whose product is MTLHLLHGSETEYVIVFVCLFSSIQTPTMRSSMRRSRLSNEFFSDLKSGRCSGVIEARLLQFWEARNVKRGGELMWVDMLLVDLNTRTHDVWYPKQKRLKNGAPIPNPHPAPASTPDEPTLSSNSRTYTVSRWKETSTTSTS